The DNA sequence TAAGGATCCTGATAAAAGGGATATGACATATGAGGAGAAGCAGAAGCTTAGTGCTAACCTTCAGAATTTGCCTTCTGAGAAGCTGGACAATGTTGTTCAGATTATTAAGAAAAGAAATCCACGGCTTTTTCAACAAGAGGATGAAATTGAGGTGGATATTGCCAATGTTGATCCGGAAACACTTTGGGAACTGGATAGGTTTGTGACCAATTACAAAAAGAGTTTGAGTAAGattaagagaaaaaatgaaCTTGCTCTTCAATCAAGAACTAACCCTGTCAATGCTATTCAAGAGACCGTAAGACCATAAACTATAGTAGTTCTATGCCCCTATTTCGTTAATTTTCACTGGGTGATTCTGGCTAACACTTTGCTTTATCTAATCACCTTCACAGAATCTGGCGCCATCTGCTGCAGAGGTACAGAAAGAAGCTGAAACAGGTGAAAAATTGAACTCAAAAAGATGAATAGAAATGTGGTTTATGCTCATTGTCAAATCTTGATTGCTGTGAAACTTATTCATGATTTATTGCTTTTGGATTTTCATAACAGTTGAGAACAACGTTACTGAATATTCCCCAGTTGGAAGAGTGGAGAAAGGTGATGATGTGAGCAGAGCGAGTAGTTCAGGTGGCTCTGGTACTGATGCCGGATCCTCTTCAAGTGGTAATTGTCATTCTTTAGCCGTTACCTTTCCAAGTATGGTCACGTTGCCATTAAAGACCTAATTAAGTGACACATTTTTGCTAATCTGATTGCAGACTCTGACAGTGACAGTTAAGACTTAATGTGGATCGGATTGGAGTACTTGCACTGAAAACTTGGCAGATTCAGTAAGAGGATAGGATGTATCTAACTCGATGAATGTAATTAATCGATGATGTTTTGTTAGTCAACCGACCTTTGTTGATTTTACTCTTAAAGCTGTAGAAAGTTTCCTGATTGAATCACTGTAGATGCTGATAGTGGCTATTGACTGCTTTTAAAACCATGTCCAAAAGGCTTATTTAGGCAAtgattatatgatatttttcagAAGATATTCTTGTATAGAAGGATTTAATTGACAAGATAAGCTTATGAACGAAACTACAAAGGGAGTCAGAAAATATTGAGTCTCTTTTCAGCCAAATAGATAGATCACCTTGTCAAAACTATGCAAATACGTAGTGAAGATCACAAAGTTACAATAATTTGGCTTCTGTTGAAGGGATTTATGGGATCCAGTGATGTAGTATAGACGTGCCACGTGATTACTCATGATGAATACTCGTTCATCGTTAAATCTCGCTAATCGAGTGTCTATTCTCACCTTCATAGGACAATGTCTATTCTCATCTATCTTAAAAACATCAAACGAAAAAAACACGTCGATTGTATTACGTTATCCAAGCAGTTTATCCTTGTATACATTTATATAgttgactttctttttctttttttttctttttttttttgggggtcaaTGTGAAGTGGAAGGTTCCAACTCTCTATCGTCGCTTTGCTGTCTCTAAAAGGACATGATTTGATTGATCTTTCATCTGGTTATTTTAATTCATGTTGACCTTGATTCAATACTTTGTGATAATTGCTGCACCACTTCATTCACAGTTCTTTCGAGATTTTTTATGTGCAATTTATCACTGCCACCATAAATAGCAATTAAAATGTCAACTGATAAAGAAAACATAACATTCATGAACACATAATATCTTTGCAAGAATAATTTAGATTCTCTCCACCAATCACCAACCCATTTGCCAATTTTTATATCAGATGTACATTAAATTTTACCATTCTAGGTCCAATCTAAGTATCTGTCAGAGGCTTTCGATTGACAAGAACGGTTTGACACCCCCATGTTAAATCATATTGTCAAAGGCATTtgccaaaaaacaaatatatcaaGTAAAAAAGCAGTAactaaaaatatgcaaaaaagagCCACTAAAGAGAGTAgtcataaaatataattgagtGTGATTTCTTATGGTCTTTGGATGTATAAAACATCCCACCTAATCATAACAAACAGTTGGGAATTATTGATGGAACTTTCAGTTTATATATCCCTACTCTAATCAAAACAGGCAAAGCCGGTGCCACTGGCAAGAATTATACAACAGTACTTAAATAAATGCAAAACTGGAAGTTTTTTCCAAGAGGATGCTTAAGAACCCTACCAGCCATCTAACTCTGGTTGGCAAATTTGATACCCTTCTCAATGGAGGCTTTGAGCTCAGGCTTTAGGCTTTCCAATCCTTCCTTCTCGAAGTCTGAGAGAGGGCCTAATCCCAAAACTTCTTCCACACCATTCTTTCCTAGCCTCACCTGTGAAGATCGGTAGTTAATGTTTAATAAAATGTTGGTTGCAGCATTTAATCAACggaatatacatacatagacACTTCCAACTGTTATGGCACAGTTGCATATATGCATTAACAAACAGGGGAAAACTAACCAATCAAGGAATAGGAACTGCTTTGCTATATAAAACAGTGTTACAAGTGGTGAGTTTTGTCATTAACATGCAACTACAGTTCCATAATGGTAAACTGTGACACATGCGAGTGCACATCGATATTACTAACGTGTAGATAAATCACCATCGTGATGTCACTGTAAGTAACGAACAAAACGCTGGctttataacatattttctattcCCAAAAACGtgatatataaaatacaaataaccaataaaagaGTTGGCAAGACTTCACCAAATATAGATGTTAGTAGCACACAATATTAACCTTGGGGAAGAATTTAATGCAAGAGCTAATAGCAAAAACAGTAAACAAATTGAGGAATTTAATTTATTCTGAAGCGTTAACAGGTATTTCAATGGAAGTTACCTTAGAAGCAAAGAAAGGAAGCTCGGTGACACTTGATTGCACATACGAACATTCCACAACATCCGGGACTCCATTAAGTCCCTTCAGACAAGCATCTGCAAAAAGGGCTCCTGCATAGCTGCGAGAGACAAGGACACTTAGTACAAAAACAAATCCCAAACTACAAATGTAAGAAAAAATACTTATAATCAGGACAAATAGTGATAAGAAGCAAAAACCGGAGACAAGGTAGATGGAAGAAACCCTTCCAGAATGAAGTCAGAGGAAGAACAAAGCAGGTAGGGTATTTATCATAGACACATCTATACTGAAACCTCTCCCACATAGATTTTTAAATCATTGCATGTACAGTTGATAAGTCAAGGTTGATGGCATAACCCAGGAAAGCAAGCAACACAAACAATAAACATACACAAACACTGTTTTAAATGCAAAAGTGATGAAATAAGCTCCCACAGGATAAAGCATTTGCCAAAAGCAAACCAGCTTGAACGAGTATATAAATTACAGTTTCAAAAAATGTGAAGATGATAAGCTTGAAACCACATATGTGGAGTTAAGATTTGCTTGAACTAAGTTGTAAACATGAAAGCGTAGGAAATTAAACAGGATCAATTCCAGCAGTGGCTAAAGCTAGATATAAAACGCAGTCCTACAACCTCATGATCAGATTTGcacattatttttttccttctggtGAGTGATCAACATAATCCATTCACATTCCTAAATTCAAGCAATCAGCACAAACTCAACTGGCAGGATCCATAACACTTACAAAACAGAACAAATAATCGGGAAATTACACTTTTGCTTTAACTAAATACTTACGCCATAGACAACGTTGCAGATCCCTTTCCAGCCTTTGCTTCCACAACTTCCGTCCCTCCATCTTGTGTCCGCTTCGTAAGAGCCTTGATGTCTCCATCTGACAAATTGGCTTTAGGTGTGGCCTAAAGACATTCGTACAAAATATACAGCCTTAGTAAAGAGCACAAACCGAAAGTCAAAGGGCGAAAGGAAAAGTCAGTAAATAAGAACATACGTGAGAAAACAATGGAAGAATTGTAATTCCAGCATGGCCTCCAACAACTGGCACATTAACCTCTGCgaagaaatacaaatttgcctTAAGTTCATAGATTTTGTTATTGATAAAATGCAAGCTATCAAAacacaatacatatatatgtatatatatatatatatatattaaatactacGGATTTCGATGCATAGAATTAACAAATCTGCACTCAAGTGGGCAACATTAGGCTTAGTCTTCCAAATTGTCCCACccctcccccccaaaaaaaaaacaaccaaaaaaaaaaaaaaaaagaagaagaagacatatCGACCAGAATTATAGGTTGATTAAACACTATGACAGATTAACAAAAGGTGGGTATATACCAGCAACCGGGACATTTGCCTTGCCAGCATAGAAAGTCTTAGCTCTGACCACATCAAGCGTAGTGACACCGAACAACCTCTTTTCATCATAAGTTCCAGCTTTCTTGAAAACCTCAGCCGCAATTGGGACAGTCGAGTTCACTGGGTTGCTTATCATGTTGACCAGTGCCTGGGAGCAAaatatccaaatcccaaaccaaGTAAGTCTtatcaatctatatatataatccaagcCACACAAACttaagcaaaaaaattaaaaattaaaaaattaaaaataaacccaCATTTGGGCAGTACTTGGAGATGGCAAGGCAAAGTGACTTAACAATGCCAGCGTTGATGTTAAAGAGATCGTCACGTGTCATTCCAGGCTTCCTCGGCACACCGGCGGGAATGATGACGACATCGGATCCCTCCAAAGCTTCACCAAGCTGGTCCTCACCAGCGTATCCTTTAACCTAAAAGAATCAATAAAGGCACAAAATTTACAGACATTGCAAACCAACCGATGAAGAAAATCAAAACCCAGAATCAGAtcagatcaaaaaaaaaaaaaaaaagaatcgatCACCATACCTCAGATCTAGTGTTTATGTGGCCAACATCGGCGGCGACGCCAGGAGTTCCAGCGATATCGTAGAGAGACAGAGAGGAAACAAGGGGGTTGAGCTTCATAAGGAGGGAGAGTGGCTGGCCAATTCCACCGGCGGCGCCGAGAACGGCGACTTTCCGGCCAGGCACCGAAGAGTCGGAATAGGCACGGCGAAAGACTTGGCTTttggaagatgatgaagaagaggCTCTGTTCAGAGCCAACTGAAGGGATCTCACCATGTACGGCCTCATTTTGGCGATTCTCCGAGCAGAGTGAGAGAGATATGAGGGTTCAGAAATGAGGGTTTGGAAGTGAAGCACGAGAAGAGAAAGTTAATGCGTGACGACGGTGGAAGAGGAAGTGACTGAGACTTTATATATAGGAAGTAGCCAGCCACTTGCGACCTGTTGTGACTCTCGAGGTGTGCCTCtgcttttgttattattttttgcaaaaattattatttgttaattaattaattgttgttgttgtcattTTTGTTAGGTTGGTAACTAAATCGAATTGTATACTTCTCAATCATTatagtattttaatattatcgATAAATATTTGTTCGTATTTGTTCttaaaagtttctttttttgttgagATTTTGTTCATACAAGTTACGTAATAACCTTCAATAACTACTTTGGGaacctaaaaaaatttaaaacaatggATAATTAATggttttatatgcttaattaattaaattagaccacttttttttataattttagatttGAAACGTATAAATTATGAAGATacaattatttatcttttaatatgattttcaagaattttttaaattttatttatggtatgttttcttttaactaattaataaaatttataactttctATACTTTTTctctattaaaataaaaaatataaagtttcaacattaaattctaaaaataatataataattattatattggcATAATTTTACGTTTCTTATTAGAAACTTATTAGAATTTGAAGTGAAATGCGAATTTGAATTTCTTCAGTTTTATACTATGTGAATCTTTAACACTACGagggaaatttattattttacgagaagattaatattgttaatttatgaaCAAAAGAAAACGAAGAGAAAAAAGTTGATTTCATCACCTCAAAAGCGgctttgttttaagaaaaacatCAAACACCTTgcattgaaaataattgtattggCACATTGAATAGTATCTCCAATTCTTATGCTATTGGAGCAGTTGTAAAATAACACAGTGCCATTCATAGTGCCAATCCTTAAATTATAAATCTTTCATAGTATTTATTTGGAAAACCCAATGCAATAATTCAAAGATGTTTTGTGTtttctactctttttttttttttttggttgtccttttcatttttattatggGGTGCCTTTTTCTAAATTCTAACTTCGGGTTCTCTTCTATTCTACAATCAAAAAATCAGGGTAAAAGTCTCTTCTCAAACACACTATTGCCTAAACCGTGTATACTTTTGAGATGTGCTACAAGAACCCATGAATGATGTTCCTTATAAAATTTATAGCAAGAGCACTAATTAAACAACCTTTACCAATCACAAAAGttcctttttattatattcCCCACATAGGGCTCATACCTCCCACAATCTAAAGTTGTTGTAACTTTTTTAAGTACCAACTTGAATCAATTAAAGGCTTAAAgataaggggacttgtggacCTGAtaaatataccttttttttttttcccccaacatCTAATTTCACAACTCTTTCTTCCCCACTTGTCTTTTTGTAGTCATGGAACGTTTTTTGGTTATTTCTCAACCCAAGTTAGTTTTGAAGTTATTGgcccaaaaaagcaaaaaaaaaaagttttgaagttaaaaaaaaatgatattctgCAGAATATTAGGTCATACAAAATGCAAACTCAATGTTGTTTACAGCACATAGAAGAAAGGCGAATAGGAAGGGGATCAAAATCGACTCTATGTTTCACAATTTTTCTGTAACATGCTCCCGTACAGAAAGTAcatgaaggaagaaaaatagaaaagaaagaaagaaagaatctgTCTCCTATTGTAAAACACAATCCTATATTAATGGCTAAGAAATTTTACCCACTAAATAACCAAATCGAGCTATTGTTAGAGAAAATCAATGTGAATTTGTACATAGAAGAGGAGGCTCAAACGATGATTTCGGAAGTAGTCAACGACATTGCTGCAGATATACGTTAATGAGGCTATATTTGAAAAGCTGACACAAAACCACAGCTTCGAGCACTAACCTTTCAGAAAAACTTGGGATTTgctttgtcaagatttatgatTTGTAGCCCAAAGGCAGAATGAAGTGAATGATCATACTTTGGTCATTGCTTCACCTTCTGTTCTCATTATCCAGTCTAAAATCTGAGAGCAATCTTCACGTCTAACAAAATGCCTTCACATGTAAACAAAACTATTAAGTTTCAGGTACCTGCACCACAAGAGTATAACCACAAAATGCTCCAGAATTCCATAATTATTACCTATTTTTAGTTCGATAGGCCTTTAATTCAGAAACTTCTCGGCGGCTTGATAACTCTTTTCTCAATTTGAGCGATTCAGGTACAATCACAGTTCCATTTTTATCATGGTAtgcatcataaataaaattaagca is a window from the Ziziphus jujuba cultivar Dongzao chromosome 11, ASM3175591v1 genome containing:
- the LOC107432538 gene encoding malate dehydrogenase, mitochondrial; translation: MRPYMVRSLQLALNRASSSSSSKSQVFRRAYSDSSVPGRKVAVLGAAGGIGQPLSLLMKLNPLVSSLSLYDIAGTPGVAADVGHINTRSEVKGYAGEDQLGEALEGSDVVIIPAGVPRKPGMTRDDLFNINAGIVKSLCLAISKYCPNALVNMISNPVNSTVPIAAEVFKKAGTYDEKRLFGVTTLDVVRAKTFYAGKANVPVAEVNVPVVGGHAGITILPLFSHATPKANLSDGDIKALTKRTQDGGTEVVEAKAGKGSATLSMAYAGALFADACLKGLNGVPDVVECSYVQSSVTELPFFASKVRLGKNGVEEVLGLGPLSDFEKEGLESLKPELKASIEKGIKFANQS